The Acidobacteriota bacterium DNA segment CTGGTGGTAGCCCGCTATCTTCTTCGTGAGCTTCCCGCTTCCTGCGTCCTCGAACACGATGAAATGGCGGACGAGGCTCAGAAACCGGCTCTTCTCGAAGACCCCTCCCAGAACCACCTCCAGTTCGGGAAGATGCGCCGCCGCGTCCTCGTGCCCTGTGACTGTGCGCCACGGCTTGAACCACTCCTGCCCTGCGCCCAGTGTGCCGATGCGCGCCTGGACACCATCCGACACGACGAGCGCGGCGTTGGTGGCAAAGAGTGCGGGGATTTGCGCCTGATAGGTCTGGATCTGGTGGTACGCGCTCCAGATGGTCGCGGTCTCGTCGGCGGGGTTCTTGAGTTCGACGACCGCGAGCGGGAGGCCGTTTACGAACAGCACGACGTCGGGCCGGCGCGTGTGCTGTCCCTCGGCCACGGTGAACTGGTTAATGGCCAGCCAGTCGTTGTTGTCCGGCTCGTCGAAGTCGAGAATCGTGGCCTGGGCGCCGGCGATGGCCCCATCGGGACGGCGATATTCCACCGTGACGCCATCCACCAGCATCCGGTGCACCGCGCGGTTGCGTTCGACAAGCGACGGCGCATCTGTTCGCGTGAGCTTGCGGAACGCGTCTTCCAGCGCCTCAGCGGGCAGCTTGGGGTTGAGGCTCACCAGTGCCTCTCGCAGCCGGCGTTCCAGCACCACGTCGCGGTAGTTCGGATCGCCGCGCTCCGCGCCTGGCATTCCCACGGCAATCTCGGGGCCGTGCAGCACGGTGTAGCCAAGCCCCTCCAGCCAGGCCAGCGCGGCGTCTTCGACGACGGACTCGGTGAAGTTCTTCACTATTCAAGTCCTGCCATAGACCAATCCGAACCCCGCCAAGCACGCCGACATGGTGTCGAGCTTGACGGATGAATCCAGACGCGGCATCATACACCTAAGGATTGGGGATTCCCGGTCGGCAGTTGGCCTCGGCGGATTCGTCGGGGCCTTTTGCTTTTTACGGGAACGTCTTCAAACCCCATCCCTCTATCCTGCCTTGGGGACTTCTGTCCAACTTCCTCTCAATCACGGCGAACGCGCGGTTGAGTTGCGTCGGGTTCATCATGTGACGCGGCCTTGCGCGCCGGATCGCGCAGTGTTGCGAACGGGCCCGTGTCCTTGCGAATATCCCGTTCATGCAGGATGACCTGGTCATGACCGAAGTGCTTGAACTTGAACTCGGTGACGGCCGGTAGCCAGTTGCGTGAATAGAGATCCTTCCTGACGATGCAGAATGAAAGAACGAACACCGGAAACGAGGGATCGATTCTCTCGATCCCGTGATCGCCGCTCTCATCGACGAATACGAGGTAACCGGTCGGAGCAGTCAACATGGCTCTGAGGCGCCGAATGACGCCGCGTTCGTCACGAATCGCTCCGCGTCCTTTACCGGCAATTCGCCTGAGATGAGCTTCGGCAGCAACGTGTCGCGCACCGCGGCGAGGGTCCGGGATTCAAACAGTCCGGCCCGGATCCGCTCCATACTCGGGCCAACACGGGTGTCGAACGCCTCGACCAGCTCGGCTGAAGGCACCGCAACCGATACGCCAGCGAGAGTATCACGTGTGATTGTATCGAACACCGAGCCATGTGCGTGCTGCTGCAGGCTCGCCACCAAATCGCTCGTCGCGAAGTACGTGCAGAACCCGCGCCTATCCCGCTTGCCCTGAAGGCCATAGCACGACTGGTTCATGGCCATAGGCACGCCTACGAGAGCAATTCGGCCAACCGTACCCCGGGCGGAGATGATCGTCGCACCGACTGGGAGAATCCGGGTTGATGAGTTCTCGACTCCTTCTCGGGTGATCGTCTTCTCGGTATCCACGACCCACACATCTGCACGTTTCGGAGCATCCGCCACCGAGAACCAAGGGATCTCGCCCTTCCAGTATTCGGGCGCTGAGGTCTTCGGCGTACCGCCGCCGATGATTTCGACCATATCCGCGAAGGGCTTCACCTCCCACCCCTTCGGAATCTGCCCCAACTCCGACTGCTCCAAGGAATCTGGGAACAGGTCGGCGAGGGGCTTGGGCAAACCGGGGTCGCGACCTTCGGCCTTGGCGCGGACGGGGTCGAAGTCCACAAACCACGACTTGAAGAGCGCCCGCGCCATCGCCTCCAGCGTCTCGTTCATCCGCCGGTTCAGCTCGATCTTGTCGTCCAGCGTGCCGAGGATGTGGGCGATGGCGTGCTGCTCGGGAAGGGGGGGCCAACGAATTTCGATCGGGTGGAGGTGGTTTCGATTGAGAGTCGGATTCGCCGAGCCGACATCCATCCCCGCAATCCGGGGAGCCATCCACCTAAAGAAGTAGTAGACGAAGCGACGATCATTGCCATGGAAGTCCTTCACCCACAGCGTGGTGTCGTGTGGCCAGTAGTCGGAGGGAACGAAGTAGACGCTTCCGACCACTCCCTTGCGTCCAAGTATGACCCCTGGCCCAGATGCAGCCGCCGTATCGTGGTAGCTCGATACGCCGCCCGATGAGATCACGGGCACGGTTCCCAGGACCTGCTCAGCTTTCGTAATGTCGATTCCTCGTTGAAGGGTCGCTTGCTCGCCGATAGTCGTGT contains these protein-coding regions:
- a CDS encoding restriction endonuclease subunit S; translated protein: MAGEWIDTTIGEQATLQRGIDITKAEQVLGTVPVISSGGVSSYHDTAAASGPGVILGRKGVVGSVYFVPSDYWPHDTTLWVKDFHGNDRRFVYYFFRWMAPRIAGMDVGSANPTLNRNHLHPIEIRWPPLPEQHAIAHILGTLDDKIELNRRMNETLEAMARALFKSWFVDFDPVRAKAEGRDPGLPKPLADLFPDSLEQSELGQIPKGWEVKPFADMVEIIGGGTPKTSAPEYWKGEIPWFSVADAPKRADVWVVDTEKTITREGVENSSTRILPVGATIISARGTVGRIALVGVPMAMNQSCYGLQGKRDRRGFCTYFATSDLVASLQQHAHGSVFDTITRDTLAGVSVAVPSAELVEAFDTRVGPSMERIRAGLFESRTLAAVRDTLLPKLISGELPVKDAERFVTNAASFGASEPC